Proteins from a genomic interval of Halococcus salifodinae DSM 8989:
- the ppc gene encoding phosphoenolpyruvate carboxylase codes for MTLHNRTVGTDVRELGALVGEVLETQTSTDAFETVERLRTTAIDYRNGEIDSRNGLDRTLRGLDPETAVTVARAFTTYFEMVNLAEERERVRAIRTASQEGSLADSLSAAVESLDDRDPAVVEQILEDVLIEPTFTAHPTEAHRKTVKAKLRTIADHLVALDERRLTDTEHEQLKDALEAQVTSLWGTRQIRERQPEPLDEARNVHWYLENTLFDTTGEVYREIEDTLGAEFDDIGVPKLFEFRSWAGSDRDGNPYVTPDVTSETLARQRRSVLEKYQEALADLSNVLAHDADRLDTGATFDDRLAANRKRFPTLADQARERYLDEPYRQHLRLMGERLERIGDVRPNGYDEVAEFTADLDALATSLRANGGERIAAVHVDPLERQAQTFGFCLAGLDLRDHQEKHTEAIAAALDREDIAYESLDEDERVELLTEAILQDAPLIDVTDREGLFDPAARVLERFDRLNDWQREYGADAIDTYCISMAEKPSHVLEVLFLADQAGAVSLPEYCGIDVVPLLETEAALDGAREIMGTLFENEAYSQALAARGDVQEVMLGYSDSNKENGFFAANWDLYRNQRRLADIVDDHDVDLRLFHGRGGSISRGGGPMNEALLALPNETVNGQVKFTEQGEAIAEKYANPRIAERNLEQMLNAQIRARARSLDQPEDDVREEWLDAAATIADAARTAYQDLLETEGFVSYFEQATPITVIEELNMGSRPASRSGERTVEDLRTIPWVFSWTQSRCILPGWYGLGAGIEAYLEAGGSTGTLQSMYDEWAFFRTTIDNAALALARTDMEIASEYATVADDDLEARFFPVFEAEYERAADFATTIGDRDDLVNRGWLRESLRRRNPYVDPLNVLQTHLLDREHRTETEKRALRLTVKGIAAGMKNTG; via the coding sequence ATGACGCTACACAATCGCACGGTGGGGACGGACGTTCGGGAACTCGGCGCGCTGGTCGGTGAGGTGCTCGAAACACAGACCTCGACCGACGCGTTCGAGACGGTCGAACGCCTCCGTACTACCGCCATCGACTACCGCAACGGCGAAATCGACTCACGCAACGGCCTCGATCGGACGCTGCGCGGCCTCGACCCTGAGACCGCCGTCACGGTTGCGCGCGCGTTCACGACGTACTTCGAGATGGTGAACCTTGCCGAGGAGCGCGAACGTGTCCGTGCGATCCGGACCGCCTCACAGGAGGGATCGCTCGCGGATAGTTTGAGTGCCGCCGTCGAGAGCCTCGACGACCGCGATCCCGCGGTCGTCGAGCAGATCCTCGAGGACGTGCTGATCGAGCCGACCTTCACTGCTCATCCCACGGAAGCCCACCGTAAAACCGTCAAGGCGAAACTCCGCACCATCGCCGACCACCTCGTCGCACTCGACGAGCGCCGGCTGACCGACACCGAGCACGAGCAGCTCAAGGACGCACTCGAAGCCCAGGTCACGAGTCTCTGGGGCACCCGCCAGATCCGCGAGCGCCAGCCCGAGCCGCTCGACGAGGCTCGGAATGTCCACTGGTATCTCGAAAACACCCTCTTCGATACGACCGGCGAGGTCTACCGCGAGATCGAGGACACGCTCGGGGCCGAGTTCGACGATATTGGAGTACCCAAACTCTTCGAGTTCCGGTCGTGGGCCGGTAGCGACAGGGACGGCAACCCCTACGTCACGCCCGACGTGACGAGCGAGACCCTCGCGCGACAGCGCCGCAGTGTGTTGGAGAAATACCAGGAAGCGCTCGCCGATCTTTCGAACGTACTCGCCCACGACGCCGACCGGCTCGACACGGGCGCAACGTTCGACGATCGCCTCGCCGCGAACCGCAAGCGCTTCCCCACGCTCGCCGATCAGGCCCGCGAACGCTACCTCGACGAACCCTACCGTCAACACCTTCGGCTGATGGGCGAGCGCCTCGAACGCATCGGCGACGTCCGCCCGAACGGGTACGACGAGGTGGCGGAGTTCACCGCCGATCTCGATGCGCTGGCGACGAGCCTCCGGGCGAACGGCGGGGAGCGGATCGCCGCCGTCCACGTCGACCCGCTCGAACGCCAGGCCCAGACGTTTGGATTCTGTCTCGCGGGTCTCGATCTCCGGGACCACCAGGAAAAACACACCGAGGCGATCGCCGCGGCGCTCGATCGCGAGGACATCGCCTACGAGAGCCTCGACGAAGACGAGCGCGTCGAACTTCTGACCGAGGCCATCCTGCAGGACGCCCCGCTGATCGACGTCACCGATCGTGAGGGACTGTTCGACCCCGCGGCGCGCGTACTCGAACGATTCGACCGGCTGAACGACTGGCAACGGGAGTACGGCGCGGACGCCATCGACACCTACTGTATCTCGATGGCCGAAAAGCCGAGTCACGTGCTCGAAGTCCTGTTCCTCGCCGATCAGGCGGGCGCGGTCTCCCTTCCCGAATACTGTGGCATCGATGTCGTTCCGCTTCTGGAGACCGAGGCTGCCCTCGATGGTGCGCGCGAGATCATGGGCACCCTCTTCGAGAACGAGGCGTACAGCCAGGCGCTCGCCGCCCGCGGCGACGTTCAAGAAGTGATGCTGGGGTATTCGGACTCGAACAAGGAGAACGGGTTTTTCGCGGCGAACTGGGACCTCTACCGCAACCAGCGCCGGCTGGCCGACATCGTCGACGATCACGACGTCGACCTCCGACTGTTCCACGGTCGCGGCGGCTCGATCTCCAGAGGCGGTGGCCCGATGAACGAGGCGCTGCTGGCGCTGCCGAACGAGACCGTGAACGGTCAGGTCAAGTTCACCGAACAGGGCGAGGCGATCGCCGAGAAATACGCCAACCCACGGATCGCCGAGCGCAACTTAGAACAGATGCTGAACGCCCAGATCCGCGCACGGGCACGGTCGCTCGACCAGCCCGAAGACGACGTGCGCGAGGAGTGGCTCGACGCGGCCGCGACCATCGCCGACGCGGCGCGGACGGCGTATCAGGACCTGCTCGAGACCGAGGGATTCGTGTCGTATTTCGAGCAGGCCACGCCGATCACGGTGATCGAGGAACTCAACATGGGCTCGCGGCCCGCCTCGCGGTCGGGTGAGCGGACGGTCGAGGACCTCCGGACGATCCCGTGGGTGTTCTCGTGGACTCAATCAAGATGTATTCTCCCCGGATGGTACGGCCTCGGGGCGGGGATCGAGGCCTACCTGGAGGCGGGCGGCTCGACGGGGACCCTCCAGTCGATGTACGACGAGTGGGCGTTTTTCCGAACGACGATCGACAACGCGGCGCTCGCGCTCGCGCGCACCGACATGGAGATCGCGAGCGAGTACGCCACGGTCGCGGACGACGACCTCGAAGCACGGTTCTTCCCGGTGTTCGAGGCGGAGTACGAACGGGCCGCCGACTTCGCGACGACCATCGGCGACCGTGACGACCTCGTGAACCGGGGCTGGCTCCGCGAGAGCCTCCGCCGCCGGAACCCGTACGTCGACCCGCTGAACGTACTCCAGACCCACCTGCTGGACCGCGAGCACCGGACGGAGACCGAAAAGCGGGCGCTGCGCCTGACGGTGAAGGGGATCGCCGCCGGCATGAAGAACACCGGATAG